GAAGCAGCCACGGTTCGAGTTGAAGAGGCAATGACGGCGACGCCGTACATCGTGGCGAAAACTGCGCTGCTCGGACAGGTTGCTCGGGAGATGGCCGAGCATCGGTATGGTTCGGCCGTGGTCATGGAGCGCGAGCATGTCATTGGCGTCTTTACGACGACGGATGCACTTCGAGCGCTCGCCGACGCTTGCGACGGCAAGGCATAGTCATCAAACGAGGAAACGAGCGTTGCAATGAACGAAAATGTGAGGAATGCAAAGGCGCTTGCCGAGCTTTGCGCGCAAATTGCTCCTCACGCCAAGATCGAGAGCATCACGCCGCTTGGCCCCGACGCGGACGTCCAAGACGCCGATGGAACGGAAAAAGCCATTGGTTATGGTGTGCCCCTCCGCATCGTCTTGCGGACGAATGGCGGCGAGCGGCGTGACCTCTGTCTGCATACGGCCAAACCGGACGAATTCGGGCACGATCGCCGAGCTGATCGTGCCGCGAACATGCTCCTATCCTACGATACGTTCGACTCCATTCCCCGGCATACGCGAGCCATCGACGTTGGAGCTGTCACGCGCGGCGGAAAGCTGATTTCGCTCCGCGACAGCAACGAGTTTTACTTGATCACCGAATTCGTCGAAGGACACGTTTATGCCGAGGACCTTCGTCGCATTGCACATCGAGAAAGCCTTTCGCCCGAGGACGAATCTCGAACCCGAGCGCTCGCATTGCTGCTGGCAGAAATCCACGCCGAAAAACGCAATGCACCCATTCTCTATCGTCGCGCCATTCGCGATTTATTGGGCAGTGGCGAAGGTATTTTCGGGCTCGTCGACGGATATCCCGACAATGTTCCCATGGCGCCGCCCGAGCGGCTCTTGGGCATCGAACGAAAGTGTTTGGAATGGCGATTTCGCCTGAAGCAGCGGACCCATCGGCTTGCTCGCACGCACGGCGACTTCCATCCGTTCAACATTCTCTTCGACCGCAAAGGACAGCCAGCCCTGCTCGATACGAGTCGCGGATCGGTGGGCGATCCGGCAGACGACGTCATGTGCTTGGCGCTCAATTACGTCTTCTTTGCACTCGAAGCACCTGGATCATGGGCGCCGGCCTTGGGCAAGCTTTGGAGATTGTTTTTCCAAACGTACATCGAACGAACCGGTGACACGGACATCTTCTCCGTCGGCGCACCGTTTCTCGCCTGGAGAGCGCTGGTCATGGCAAACCCCAGGTGGTACCCTTCGATTCGAGACACCACGCGTGATGCTCTTCTCGGCTTCGTCGAGCGAGCGCTCGATGCACGTTCGTTCGATCCCAACGATGCGGAAAGGTTGTTTCCATGAGTAACGGGGGAGCTGTCGTATGGATCACGGGACTACCTTCTTCGGGTAAATCCGCACTTGCCGAACGGCTTCGCAAGCGATTCCTGCACGCTCATCGGCCCACGGTCGTGCTCGACGGAGATGCCGTGCGCGCCGCCATCAAGCCTGCGGTTGCGTACGACGAACAGGCGCGGAGCGACTTTTACGAAACGCTCGCGAACCTCGCTGCGCTGTTTGCCGCGCAAGGCCTCATGGTCATCGTTCCCGCGACGGCACACTTGCGGAAGTACCGCGATCGCGCCAAAGAGCTCGCGCCGCGTTACATCGAAGTGTACGTGCACGTATCGCCTGCGCGATGTGCCGAGCGTGATGCCAAGGGCCTGTATGCCGCCGTGCGCGAAGGCAAAGTGACGGGGTTGCCTGGGGCCGACCTTCCGTATGACGTTCCCGAAGCACCCGATGTGATCGCCCTTGGGGGATTCGACGACGAAGCCATTGGCAAAATCGTTCGCCTGGCTTGAAAGACGCCTGTGCTACGTTGCGCCGCATGAACGAGTTTCGCCGTTTTCGCGGCACGATCCGTTACCTCACCAGCGACGCGCTCGAAGCTGCAGTCAACTGCGCATTGGCGCTCGAACGACCGCTGCTCGTCAAGGGCGAACCAGGGACCGGAAAAACCCTGCTCGCGGAAGCCATTGCCGAAGGCCTCGAGCTCGACCTCATCACGTGGCACGTCAAGAGCACCACGCGAGCGCAAGATGGCCTGTATGTGTACGACACGGTGCAGCGCCTCTACGACTCGCGATTCGGTGACGGCGACGTACGCGACATTCGGCGTTACATCAAGCTCGGCCCGCTCGGCCGCGCGCTCAGTTCGGACAAACGCGTCGTGTTGCTCATCGACGAAGTCGACAAAGCGGACCTCGAGTTCCCCAATGATCTTTTGCACGAGCTCGATCGCATGCGGTTTCGGGTCGTGGAAACGGGTGACGAGTACGCTGCGAAGCATCGTCCCGTCGTGATCATCACGAGCAACAACGAGAAGGAGCTGCCCGATGCATTCCTTCGGCGTTGCGTGTTTCACTTCATCGACTTTCCCGAGCGCGAGTTCATGCGACAAATCGTGAACGTGCATCATCCCGATCTCGGGCGATCGCTCGCCGATCAAGTTCTATCGGTGTTTTACGAGATCCGTGGGATGCAGCGGCTGCGCAAGCGCCCGTCGACGAGTGAGCTCATCGATTGGATATCGGTGCTTCGCCAGGCGAACGTTGGCGAAGTGCGGCTCGAACAAGCCCTTCCGTTTCTCGGTGCGCTGCTCAAGAAGGAGCAAGATCTCGTCGCATTCGCCGATCAGCTCGCGGGGGGTCGCAAGTATCGTTCGTAGGCATTTTCGTAGATGATTCGAGCGCCTGAACAAAGTGCTTGACGCCTGCGTAGAAACGAGCGAACACCTTGTCAGACTCCTCGGGGTTTCCATCTTCGAGCGAGTTTCTTCGGCGGGTCGTAAAGACGCGCAATCCAGAGAAGCCGTCATCTGCCAGCGCACAATGAGGTGTAGACTGAGTCCAGAGGCCGGTGGATTTGGGTGAAAAGAGGAAATCGACATGGCTCTCAATGCGTATCTCCGTTTGAAGGGGCAGAAGCAAGGCGAGATCAAGGGTTCCGTGACGCAAAAGGGTCGCGAGAACAGCATCATGGTCATCGCGGTCTCGCACGAGATCATCAGCCCGCGTGATCCGGCCAGCGGTTTGCCCACCGGCAAGCGCATGCACAAGCCGTTCGTGATCACCAAGGAGCTCGACAAGGCCTCGCCGCTTCTTTACAACGCGCTCGTCAACAACGAGAACATCCCCGAGTGGAAGCTCGACCATTACACGCCGCAAGTGAAGGCGCAGCAAGGCGTCGGCACCGAGGTCAATCACTACACGGTGCGCCTCATGAACGCGAACATCGCGTCGATCAGCCACCGCATGCCGAACAACCGCAACCCCGAGCTCATGAAGTACGCCGAGTACGAAGAGATCGCGTTCACGTACCAGAAGATCATCTGGACGTGGAACGAGGGTGGCATCACGGCCGAGGATGACTGGGAAGCGCCGAACGTCTGATCGTCCCTCGTTCGGGATGACAAACACCGGGCGGCCAATGGTCGCCCGGTTTTTTTTGTGCGCCGCTCGGGCGATCATGTCAGACAAACC
The Polyangiaceae bacterium genome window above contains:
- a CDS encoding CBS domain-containing protein; the protein is MTASIHSIGYDQSLKHAHEVMREHHIRHLPVLDGGRLVGILSDRDLAFVENLRDVEAATVRVEEAMTATPYIVAKTALLGQVAREMAEHRYGSAVVMEREHVIGVFTTTDALRALADACDGKA
- a CDS encoding aminoglycoside phosphotransferase family protein; the encoded protein is MNENVRNAKALAELCAQIAPHAKIESITPLGPDADVQDADGTEKAIGYGVPLRIVLRTNGGERRDLCLHTAKPDEFGHDRRADRAANMLLSYDTFDSIPRHTRAIDVGAVTRGGKLISLRDSNEFYLITEFVEGHVYAEDLRRIAHRESLSPEDESRTRALALLLAEIHAEKRNAPILYRRAIRDLLGSGEGIFGLVDGYPDNVPMAPPERLLGIERKCLEWRFRLKQRTHRLARTHGDFHPFNILFDRKGQPALLDTSRGSVGDPADDVMCLALNYVFFALEAPGSWAPALGKLWRLFFQTYIERTGDTDIFSVGAPFLAWRALVMANPRWYPSIRDTTRDALLGFVERALDARSFDPNDAERLFP
- a CDS encoding adenylyl-sulfate kinase, with translation MSNGGAVVWITGLPSSGKSALAERLRKRFLHAHRPTVVLDGDAVRAAIKPAVAYDEQARSDFYETLANLAALFAAQGLMVIVPATAHLRKYRDRAKELAPRYIEVYVHVSPARCAERDAKGLYAAVREGKVTGLPGADLPYDVPEAPDVIALGGFDDEAIGKIVRLA
- a CDS encoding MoxR family ATPase, with the translated sequence MNEFRRFRGTIRYLTSDALEAAVNCALALERPLLVKGEPGTGKTLLAEAIAEGLELDLITWHVKSTTRAQDGLYVYDTVQRLYDSRFGDGDVRDIRRYIKLGPLGRALSSDKRVVLLIDEVDKADLEFPNDLLHELDRMRFRVVETGDEYAAKHRPVVIITSNNEKELPDAFLRRCVFHFIDFPEREFMRQIVNVHHPDLGRSLADQVLSVFYEIRGMQRLRKRPSTSELIDWISVLRQANVGEVRLEQALPFLGALLKKEQDLVAFADQLAGGRKYRS
- a CDS encoding Hcp family type VI secretion system effector yields the protein MALNAYLRLKGQKQGEIKGSVTQKGRENSIMVIAVSHEIISPRDPASGLPTGKRMHKPFVITKELDKASPLLYNALVNNENIPEWKLDHYTPQVKAQQGVGTEVNHYTVRLMNANIASISHRMPNNRNPELMKYAEYEEIAFTYQKIIWTWNEGGITAEDDWEAPNV